The sequence TCCGCGAAAGAAAGCAGAAGCTCGAGCAGGAAATTGAACTGCTGGAGGTGGATTTTCAGCGCCGTTTATCAAGCCTGAAAGGCGGTATGGACGAACTGAAGGAACCTACTCGGTACATTAAAGAAAGCCCGGTAAAAAGTGTTGCCATCGCAGCCGGAATCGGATTTGCAGTTGGATTGCTTAAGAAAAAGAGAAAACGTTCATACCCGGGAACGGAGCAAGGCACAAGCGAAAAAGAGAGCAGGCGATCACCAGGCATCACATCGTTCATCGTTGAGGAGCTTCAGCATCTGGCAGCCCAAAAAGCCATGATGTATCTCTCGGAAATAATAGACAGGCAACTTTCAGGCCTGAAAAAACGGCCCGAATCAGATCAGTAATCATCTTTTACAATCCCCGGCAAACGTTAAATGTTAAAATACGTTTTAATTTGTATCACGGGAATATTTTTTCTGAAACTCTGATTAACCTTTTTCGTGTAACCCCCTAAACAACAAACCTATTTCATAATGCACATGCGAATTATCCTACTGACTGCCTCTCTGCTTTTTTTTCCAACACTTTTATTCAGCCAGGTACAAACCATAACCATTGAAGATGCGATCGATATCGCGCTGGAAAATAACTATCAGCTTAAACAGGCTGAGAATAACCTGACCTTGTCGAGGGTTCAGGAACGCAGCGCCATTGCAGACTTTTTCCCAAATCTAAGCGCCAGTGCAAGCCGCGGGCGAAATATTGGACGCCAGTTTGACAACACAACGGGTGAGTTCGGTGATTTTACAATCAACAGCTTTGGTGCAGGTTTGAGCTCAGGTCTGACCATCTTTAATGGGTTCAGTAATATCAACTCACTGCGTGCCGCGCAGCATGAAACCCTGTCCCGCGAAGAGCAGCTGCAGCGGGTTCGTGAAAACATCATTTTTAATACCGCAAGCCGTTACCTGCAGTACCT comes from Rhodohalobacter mucosus and encodes:
- a CDS encoding DUF883 C-terminal domain-containing protein produces the protein MQDVRERKQKLEQEIELLEVDFQRRLSSLKGGMDELKEPTRYIKESPVKSVAIAAGIGFAVGLLKKKRKRSYPGTEQGTSEKESRRSPGITSFIVEELQHLAAQKAMMYLSEIIDRQLSGLKKRPESDQ